A DNA window from Arachis hypogaea cultivar Tifrunner chromosome 18, arahy.Tifrunner.gnm2.J5K5, whole genome shotgun sequence contains the following coding sequences:
- the LOC112773049 gene encoding NADP-dependent malic enzyme, whose translation MISSSSCSFLSNSAVAGSRSFSGGARKGPSSPFRVVCLAPSNDRNGSVVLDSPAKKEQIRNEPTSPPAEEETVSSGGPQDVYGEDKATEDQFVTPWNVSVASGYTLLRDPHFNKGLAFTEKERDAHYLRGLLPPTVIPQETQVKKMIQHVRQYQVPLQKYMAMMDLQERNERLFYKLLIEHVEELLPVVYTPTVGEACQKYGSIFMRPQGLYISLKEKGRILEVLRNWPEKNIQVIVVTDGERILGLGDLGCQGMGIPVGKLSLYTALGGVRPSACLPITIDVGTNNENLLNDELYIGLKQRRATGQEYAELMHEFMSAVKQNYGEKVLIQFEDFANHNAFDLLEKYRSTHLVFNDDIQGTASVVLAGLVAALKLVGGNLADHRFLFLGAGEAGTGIAELIALETSKQTNAPLDEVRKNIWLVDSKGLIVSSRKESLQHFKKPWAHDHEPVHRLVDAVNKIKPTVLIGTSGQGRTFTKEVIEAMASINEKPIILSLSNPTSQSECTAEEAYKWSQGRAIFASGSPFPPVEYEGKVFVPGQANNAYIFPGFGLGLIMSGTIRVHDDLLLAASEALAAQVSEENFEKGLIYPPFTNIRKISAHIAASVAAKAYELGLATRLPQPKDLVKFAESCMYTPAYRSYRQQE comes from the exons ATGATCTCCTCCAGCTCATGCTCCTTCCTG AGCAACTCAGCTGTAGCTGGGTCTCGCAGCTTCTCTGGTGGTGCGAGGAAGGGTCCTTCGAGTCCTTTCAGGGTGGTGTGTTTGGCTCCAAGCAATGACAGAAACGGAAGCGTTGTGTTAGATTCTCCCGCGAAGAAAGAGCAGATAAGGAATGAACCAACATCGCCGCCTGCTGAAGAGGAAACAGTCTCTTCCGGTGGCCCTCAGGATGTCTACGGCGAGGATAAGGCCACGGAGGATCAGTTTGTTACCCCTTGGAATGTCTCTGTTGCTAG CGGTTATACATTGTTGCGAGATCCCCACTTCAATAAAGGGTTGGCCTTCACTGAGAAGGAGAGGGATGCTCACTACTTGCGAGGTCTTCTTCCCCCGACAGTTATTCCGCAGGAAACTCAG GTGAAGAAAATGATCCAGCACGTTCGTCAGTATCAAGTTCCATTGCAGAAGTACATGGCAATGATGGATCTTCAG GAGAGGAATGAACGGTTGTTTTATAAGCTTCTTATTGAGCACGTCGAAGAGTTACTCCCAGTTGTCTATACTCCAACTGTTGGTGAAGCTTGCCAGAAATACGGAAGCATCTTCATGCGTCCTCAGGGTCTTTATATCAGCTTGAAAGAGAA GGGGAGGATTCTTGAAGTCCTAAGGAATTGGCCTGAGAAGAACATTCAAGTCATTGTTGTAACTGATGGAGAACGGATCTTGGGTCTTGGGGATCTTGGTTGTCAG GGAATGGGAATACCAGTTGGAAAACTTTCTTTATATACCGCACTCGGAGGAGTTCGTCCGTCTGCT TGTTTGCCTATCACCATTGATGTGGGAACAAACAATGAGAACCTGTTGAATGATGAGTTATATATAGGGCTCAAGCAAAGACGGGCGACTGGGCAG GAATATGCTGAACTTATGCATGAATTTATGAGTGCTGTCAAGCAAAATTACGGGGAGAAAGTCCTCATTCAG TTTGAAGACTTTGCAAACCACAACGCATTTGATCTActtgaaaaatatagatcaacCCATCTTGTTTTCAATGATGATATTCAA GGTACAGCATCAGTGGTCCTTGCTGGACTAGTTGCAGCTCTGAAATTGGTTGGGGGCAACTTGGCTGACCACAGATTCTTATTCCTTGGTGCTGGAGAG GCTGGCACTGGAATTGCAGAACTTATTGCACTTGAAACATCAAAACAG ACTAATGCCCCACTAGATGAAGTGCGCAAGAACATTTGGTTGGTGGACTCAAAG GGATTGATTGTAAGTTCCCGAAAAGAATCGCTTCAACATTTTAAGAAGCCATGGGCCCATGATCACGAACCTGTTCATCGACTCGTAGACGCTGTTAAT AAAATCAAACCAACAGTGTTGATTGGAACCTCTGGACAAGGAAGAACTTTCACTAAAGAAGTTATTGAGGCAATGGCTTCAATCAATGAG AAACCTATCATTCTTTCACTTTCCAACCCAACTTCACAATCAGAATGTACTGCTGAAGAGGCTTACAAGTGGAGCCAG GGTCGCGCCATTTTCGCTAGCGGAAGCCCATTCCCTCCGGTTGAGTATGAAGGAAAAGTTTTTGTGCCTGGCCAG GCCAATAATGCATACATATTCCCCGGATTCGGTCTCGGTTTAATAATGTCCGGTACCATTCGCGTCCACGACGACCTCCTTCTCGCTGCAT CGGAGGCTTTGGCTGCACAAGTGAGTGAAGAGAACTTTGAGAAAGGACTGATATACCCTCCATTCACCAACATCAGAAAGATTTCAGCACACATTGCTGCCAGTGTTGCTGCTAAGGCTTATGAGCTTG GGTTGGCCACTCGCCTTCCACAACCCAAGGATTTGGTTAAGTTTGCTGAGAGCTGTATGTACACCCCAGCCTACAGAAGCTACCG ACAACAGGAATGA
- the LOC112773001 gene encoding transcription factor MYBS3 translates to MTRRCSHCSNNGHNSRTCPNRGGGGGGGGGVKLFGVRLTDGSIIKKSASMGNLMTLHHHCSSPSSSFVAAAGDNPGSPDPVGYLSDDPAHASSFANRRGERKKGVPWTEEEHRMFLVGLQKLGKGDWRGISRNFVVSRTPTQVASHAQKYFIRQSNATRRKRRSSLFDMAPDMPTDPPSVLEKQVLLLTSENSQSPNVKSQPSLNLSLKSEVDPMEIASEENVKENNVANGLKPKAAEYFPTYVPVRFSIWPSLEASFQESNGVETSHHEVVKPIPVVPKNPVNVDALVGMSNLSIGNTQMILEREPSPLSLKLLGEPSRQSAFHANTHAPVGRTDLSSGKNNPIQAV, encoded by the exons ATGACTCGGCGGTGCTCACACTGTAGCAACAACGGCCACAATTCCAGGACATGCCCCAAccgcggcggcggcggcggaggCGGCGGAGGAGTGAAGCTGTTCGGTGTGAGGCTGACGGATGGATCAATCATAAAGAAGAGTGCGAGTATGGGGAATCTCATGACGCTTCACCACCATTGTTCgtctccttcttcctcctttgtgGCCGCCGCCGGCGATAACCCAGGCTCGCCTGACCCTGTCGGTTACTTGTCCGACGACCCTGCCCACGCCTCGTCCTTCGCCAACCGCCGTGGCGAAAGAAAGAAAG GTGTTCCATGGACCGAAGAAGAACATCGGATGTTCTTAGTTGGTCTGCAAAAGCTGGGGAAAGGAGATTGGCGTGGAATATCACGTAATTTTGTTGTATCAAGGACCCCTACTCAAGTAGCAAGTCATGCCCAGAAGTATTTTATCCGACAGAGTAATGCTACCCGGAGAAAGAGGCGTTCCAGCCTCTTTGACATGGCTCCGGATATG CCTACGGATCCGCCTTCGGTGCTGGAAAAACAAGTACTGCTTCTGACCTCTGAGAACTCACAATCTCCCAATGTAAAATCACAACCTTCATTAAATCTATCTCTCAAATCTGAAGTTGACCCCATGGAAATTGCTTCTGAAGAAAATGTGAAAGAGAACAATGTAGCTAATGGGTTGAAACCAAAGGCTGCTGAATACTTCCCAACTTATGTACCTGTCCGATTTTCCATATGGCCATCACTGGAAGCTTCCTTTCAAGAAAGTAATGGAGTAGAGACATCTCATCATGAGGTTGTAAAGCCAATTCCAGTCGTTCCCAAGAATCCGGTCAATGTTGATGCACTTGTGGGAATGTCTAATCTGAGCATTGGAAACACACAGATGATTCTTGAAAGGGAGCCTTCCCCACTTTCCCTGAAATTGTTAGGAGAGCCATCGAGGCAGTCGGCATTCCATGCGAATACTCATGCGCCTGTTGGCCGGACGGACCTAAGCAGTGGCAAGAACAATCCAATCCAAGCTGTTTGA
- the LOC112773000 gene encoding protein PAF1 homolog — MASYRPFPPQSSFRPPSQSQNPAGGWNYGGGGGGGGGDAAVSSSAPSTSFPQGGYNQMPPNAGYNHAAGYGSSASHHYQQYPYPPPPPAPPETSYPPPPPPPAPAPAPSMPQQKLQPPHAPPMYYPPNQYSQYNQQQPPPPPSSPPPSASMPPPPPPSSPPPPASASLQSQRNEERQSHDRSKGKLKEASTSARREHKHSNRGIPHKQQKPAVAPMPMKKSNGPPGRAETEEERRLRKKREFEKQRQEEKHRQQLKDSQNSVLPKTQVSGKGHGSVIGSRMGEKRTTPLLSGERIENRLKKPTTFLCKMRFRNELPDPSAQPKLMAFKKDKDEYAKYTITSLEKMYKPKLFVEPDLGIPLDLLDLSVYNPSSVRPPLEPEDEELLRDDEVVTPMKKGGIKRKERPTDKGVAWLVKTQYISPLSMESTKQSFTEKQAKELREMKGRNILENINNRERQIKEIEASFEAAKSHPVHATNKDVYPVEILPLLPDFDRYDDQFVVAAFDNAPTADSESYNKLDKSTRDAHESQAIMKSYVASGLDPANPEKFLAYMVPAPGEMSKDIYDENEDVSYSWVREYHWDVRGDDAHDPTTYLVSFDESEARYLPLPTKLVLRKKRAREGRSGDEVEQFPIPSRVTVRRRPNAAAIELMDSEAYANTKGGDIEMDDDDDMEEQHRVAMQQQDNYQSSGAEDDIYD, encoded by the exons ATGGCTTCTTACAGGCCTTTTCCTCCTCAATCTTCGTTTCGTCCACCAAGTCAAAGTCAAAACCCTGCTGGTGGATGGAactatggtggtggtggtggaggaggaggaggagatgcTGCTGTGTCTTCTTCAGCTCCCTCTACTTCATTCCCACAAGGTGGTTACAATCAAATGCCTCCAAATGCTGGATATAATCATGCTGCTGGTTATGGATCATCAGCTTCACACCATTATCAGCAGTATCCatatccaccaccaccaccagctcCTCCTGAAACCTCATACCCTCCACCACCACCTCCACCTGCACCTGCACCTGCACCTTCAATGCCTCAACAAAAGTTGCAACCTCCTCATGCTCCTCCAATGTACTATCCTCCTAATCAATACTCTCAGTACAATCAGCAGCAGCCGCCACCGCCTCCTTCTTCGCCACCGCCCAGTGCATCTATGCCACCACCACCTCCCCCTAGTTCACCACCACCTCCTGCTTCAGCTTCTTTGCAAAGTCAAAGGAACGAGGAAAGGCAATCGCATGATCGCAGTAAAGGGAAGCTGAAGGAGGCTTCAACTTCCGCCAGACGTGAACACAAGCATTCCAATCGTGGCATTCCTCATAAACAGCAGAAGCCTGCTGTTGCTCCAATGCCAATGAAGAAATCAAATGGGCCTCCTGGGAGAGCTGAGACGGAGGAGGAAAGGAGgttgagaaaaaagagagaatttGAGAAgcaaaggcaagaagagaagcACAGGCAGCAGCTGAAGGATTCCCAGAACAGTGTTCTGCCAAAGACTCAGGTATCTGGGAAGGGGCATGGTTCGGTTATAGGGTCACGGATGGGAGAAAAGAGGACTACTCCCTTATTGAGTGGTGAAAGGATTGAAAATAGGTTGAAGAAGCCAACTACATTTCTATGCAAGATGAG GTTCCGAAATGAACTTCCAGATCCAAGTGCACAACCCAAGCTAATGGCATtcaagaaagataaagatga ATATGCAAAATATACGATCACATCCCTGGAGAAAATGTACAAACCCAAGCTTTTTGTGGAGCCTGATCTTGGGATACCTTTAGACCTGCTTGATCTCAGTGTTTACAA TCCTTCCAGTGTTAGACCACCCCTTGAACCAGAAGATGAAGAACTGTTGCGAGACGATGAAGTTGTTACTCCAATGAAAAAAGGTggcataaaaagaaaagaaagacctaCTGACAAAGGTGTTGCATGGCTTGTCAAAACACAGTATATATCTCCTCTAAGCATGGAATCGACAAAACAG TCTTTTACTGAAAAGCAAGCAAAGGAACTGAGAGAGATGAAGGGTCGCAATATTTTGGAAAATATTAACAACAG GGAAAGACAAATAAAGGAAATAGAAGCATCATTTGAAGCGGCTAAATCACATCCCGTTCACGCAACTAACAAAGATGTGTATCCTGTTGAGATTCTGCCGTTGCTGCCTGATTTTGATAG GTACGATGATCAGTTTGTTGTTGCGGCATTTGATAATGCTCCTACAGCTGATTCTGAAAGCTACAATAAGTTGGACAAATCTACACGTGACGCCCATGAGTCGCAG GCAATTATGAAAAGCTATGTTGCATCTGGTTTGGATCCTGCAAATCCCGAGAAATTCTTAGCTTATATGGTCCCAGCACCTGGAGAG ATGTCAAAGGATATATATGACGAAAACGAAGACGTCTCATATTCTTGGGTCCGCGAATATCACTGGGAT GTACGGGGCGATGATGCACATGACCCTACGACGTACTTGGTTTCGTTTGACGAGTCAGAGGCACGCTATTTG CCTCTTCCTACAAAGCTTGTTTTAAGAAAAAAGAGAGCCAGAGAGGGAAGATCTGGTGATGAGGTTGAACAATTTCCAATACCTTCAAGAGTGACTGTAAGGCGACGGCCGAACGCCGCTGCAATTGAACTGATGGATTCTGAG GCTTATGCAAATACGAAGGGAGGGGACATAGAAATGGATGATGACGACGACATGGAAGAGCAACATAGAGTTGCTATGCAGCAGCAGGATAATTATCAGTCTAGTGGAGCAGAAGATGACATCTATGATTGA